A segment of the Sphingopyxis sp. OAS728 genome:
CCACGGCCGCACGCTCGGCACGATCTCGGCGACCAATCAGGAAAAGCTGCGCAAGGGTTTCGACCCGCTGCTGCCGGGCTTCGCCTATGCACCGTTCGACGACATCAACGCCGCGCTCGATCTCGTCGACGACAATACCGCGGGCTTCCTCGTCGAGCCGATCCAGGGCGAGGGTGGTATTCGCCCCGCGTCGCAGCCCTTCCTGCAGGCACTGCGCGACATCTGCGACAAGCGCGACCTGATGCTCGTGTTCGACGAAGTCCAGTGCGGCGTCGCGCGCACCGGTCATCTCTACGCCTATGAACATTTCGGCGTGACCCCCGACATCATGGCGAGCGCCAAGGGCATCGGCGGGGGCTTCCCCATGGGCGCGTGCCTCGCGACCGAAAAGGCGGCGCGCGGCATGGTGATCGGCACGCATGGTTCGACCTATGGCGGCAACCCGCTGGCGTGTGCTGCGGGGCAGGCGGTGCTCGACGTCGTGCTCGAAGAGGGTTTCCTCGATCAGGTGAAGGCGACCGGCGAGCGGCTACGCGGCGCGCTCGAACAGCTCATCCCCAACCACGACCAATTGTTCGACAGCGTCCGTGGCGTCGGCCTGATGCTCGGGCTCAAGCTCAGCTCGGACAGCCGTGCCTTCGTGGCGCATCTGCGCGACAACCACGGGCTGCTGACCGTCGCGGCGGGCGAGAATGTCGTTCGCGTGCTGCCGCCGCTCAACATCGACGATAGCCATATCGCCGAATTTATCGAGAAACTGTCGGCAGGTGCGGCGAGCTACACGCCGCCCGAGTCCTGATGTTTTCCGTTCCTGTAGAACGGAGGGCGTGATGCGGCACTTCCTGAACCTGTCCGACGCGGGCGGGGACGCGGTCGCCGCGATGCTTGCCGACGCGATCGATCGCAAGGCGGCGCGCGCCGGCTGGCCCAAGGGCAAGGTCGATGCCGATGCGCCGCTCGCCGGGCATGTGCTTGCGATGGTGTTCGAGAAGAATTCGACGCGCACCCGTGCCTCGTTCGACATCGCGATCCGCCAGCTCGGCGGCACGCCGATGATCATGGATGCGGGTGTCACGCAGCTTGGCCGCGGCGAGACGATCGCCGACACCGCGCGCGTGCTGTCGCGTTATGCCGACGCGATCATGATCCGCACCGACGACCATGCAAAGGTTGAGGAACTCGCGGAATATGCCAGCGTCCCGGTGATCAACGGCCTGACCGACCTGTCGCATCCGTGCCAGATCGTCGCCGACCTGCTGACGGTCGTCGAGAGCGGCAAGGCGCTGCCGGGGCTCGAGCTCGCGTGGCTCGGCGATGGCAACAATGTCCTCGGCTCGCTGATCGAGGCGGCTGGCCTGTTCGGCTTTCACGTCCGCGCGGGTGTGCCGCAGGGTTATGAACCCGACGCGAGCTTCGTCGAGGCGGCGCGCGCGAAGGGCGTCCGCATCGACATCATGCGCGATGCGCGCGAAGCCGTCGCGGGCGCGGACCTCGTCGTCACCGACACATGGGTGTCGATGGGGCAGGATCATGCACACAACAAGATCGCGGCGATGGCGCCCTATCAGGTCGACGAACGGCTGATGACCGGCGCCAAGGATGACGCGATCTTCCTCCATTGTCTGCCCGCGCATCGCGGCGACGAGGTGGTCGACGCGGTGATGGACGGGCCGCAGTCGCGGGTATGGGACGAAGCCGAAAACCGCGTTCATGCGCAGAAATCGATCCTGCTCTGGGCATTCGGGAAATTGTGAGTTCGAAGACGTGAGTGAAATCATCGAAACCTGGTTCGACCAGCCCCTGCTGTTCACCATCGCCGAACGCCATGTGCGCGGGCGGCTGGTGCGATTGGGGCCGACGCTCCAGACGATCATGGGGGCGCATAATTATCCGCCGGTGGCCGAAAAGCTGCTCGCGGAGGCGCTCGTACTCACCGTCCTGCTCGGTTCGACGCTGAAGGACGAAAATGGCCAGATGACGCTGCAGGCGCAAACCGGCGGCGGCCCGATCGAGCTGCTCGTCTGCGATTATCGTGGCGGCGAACTGCGCGGCTATCTGAAATTCGACGCGGAGCGGCTGGCCGAAGTCGGGTCCGATCCGACCCTGTTCGCGCTGTTCGGCGAAGGCTTCCTCGCAATCACCTTCGACCAGGCTGCGACCGCCGAGCGTTATCAGGGCATCGTCCCGCTCGAAGGCGCGTCGATCGGTGAGGCCGCCGAGCATTATTTCGAGCAGTCCGAACAGATTTCGAGCCTGATCAAGCTTGCCGCGCGTCACGATCCCGAGGCGGGTTGCCTTGCCGGCGGGCTGCTGCTCCAGCATCTTCCCGAAGGCGAGGTCGGCCGCGACCGCCTGCACGTCCGGCATGACAATCCCGAATGGGAGCATGCGCGCACGATCGCGACGACGTTGAAGGACGAGGAACTCACCGATCCCGCGACATCGCTGGAAACGCTGGCATGGCGGCTGTTCCACGAGGATGAGGTTCGCGTGGAGCCCGGCGTTTCGGTGTCGCGCGGCTGTCGGTGCAGCACCGCCTATTTTGCCGGCGTGCTCGCGCAGTTTCCCGAAACCGAGCGGGCCGACATGGCTGACGAGAATGGGCGGATCGTCGTCGATTGTGCCTTTTGTTCGCGCTTCTTCCCCATCCCGCTGGATGAGATTTCGACCCATAATCGCGCGGAATGAAGGCGTAACTCCTCCCGCAGTCGGCGATGAAGCGGGTCAATCGAGCGCCAAGCGGTTGAAATCGTGATTTCGGATTGCTAGCTAATTGGCAACGGGGTCGCGTTTCGCTCGCTTGCGGGCGGCCAATGGATAGGTGGAATGGCGATCTTCTCTCCTGCATTTCGAATGTCCCTGATTGCGCTCGGCTGTGCCGGTGCAAGCGCGGTGCCGGCGCAGGCGCCGTCGCTGGCGATGCTCGACCGGCTCGAAAAGGGCAGCTGGCAACTGCGCGAACGCGGCAAGGATGCCGTGCTGCAGACGATTTGCGTCGGCGACGCGCGCCGGATGATCCAGATTCAGCACCCGCGAGCGACCTGCTCGCGCTACGTCATCGAGGACACGCCGAATTCGGTCACGGTTCATTATACCTGCCCCGGCGCCGGCCATGGCCGCACGACGATCCGCAGCGAGACGAACCGGCTGGTCCAGATCGACACGCAGGGCATCGCCGAGGGCAAGCCCTTCTCGCAAGCGATCGAGGCGCGCCGCGCGGGCGGCTGCTGAGCGAACCAAATATTAACCATGCTGCGTTAGACGGGGGCAGGGCTTCTTCTTCAGTGCCCTTTCTCCCTAACGGCTGTCATGCCGAACTGGGCCGTGCGGCAATAGCCACGCGGCCCATTTCTTTTGGCGTGGCGCAGCACTTGCACCCCCCGCGGTGCGGGCCTATCTGGCGCCGATGCAGGATCTAGCCGGAAAAACCCTGATCGTCCTCTTGTCGGGCGGCCTCGACTCGATGGTGTGTGCGGGCCTCGCGCGCGAAGCGGGCGCGCGCATCGTCGCGCTCACGATCGATTACAACCAGCGTCACCGCGTCGAACTGGAATCGGCGGCGCGGATCGCCGATTATGTCGGTGCAGCCGAACATATCGTGCTGCCGCTCGACCTGCGCCGCTTCGGCGGCTCGGCGCTGACCGCCGATATCGACGTGCCGAAGGATGGCGTGGGCGAGGATGTCCCGGTCACCTATGTCCCGGCGCGCAACCTGATCTTCCTGTCGCTGACGCTCGGGCTGGCCGAAGCGCGGCAGGCACAGGACATCGTCATCGGCGTCAATGCGCTCGACTATTCGGGCTATCCCGACTGCCGCCCCGAATTCATCCAAGGCTTCGAGAAGCTGGCGGCGCTCGCAACGCGCGACGGCGACAAGGGCGTCGATTTCCGTATCCACGCGCCGCTTCAGCATATGACCAAGGCTGATATCGCGGCCGAAGCGGCGCGGCTCGGCATGGACGCTGGGATGAGCTGGTCCTGCTATGACCCGACACCCGAGGGATTGCACTGCGGCGCGTGCGACAGCTGCCGCCTGCGCAGCAAAGGCTTTGCCGACGCCGGGCTTGCCGACCCGACGCGCTACGCCTGAGCCGATGACTTACGCGGTCAAAGAGATTTTCCTCACGCTGCAGGGCGAGGGGGCGCAGGCGGGCCGCCGCGCGGTCTTCT
Coding sequences within it:
- a CDS encoding aspartate aminotransferase family protein: MTITPLMPVYPRCGVRPVRGEGAYLIGDRGERYLDFASGIAVNLLGHGHPHLTKAIQEQAATLMHVSNLYGSPQGEAYAARLVENTFADTVFLTNSGAEAVECSIKTARAYHSSAGNAEKHTLITFNNAFHGRTLGTISATNQEKLRKGFDPLLPGFAYAPFDDINAALDLVDDNTAGFLVEPIQGEGGIRPASQPFLQALRDICDKRDLMLVFDEVQCGVARTGHLYAYEHFGVTPDIMASAKGIGGGFPMGACLATEKAARGMVIGTHGSTYGGNPLACAAGQAVLDVVLEEGFLDQVKATGERLRGALEQLIPNHDQLFDSVRGVGLMLGLKLSSDSRAFVAHLRDNHGLLTVAAGENVVRVLPPLNIDDSHIAEFIEKLSAGAASYTPPES
- the argF gene encoding ornithine carbamoyltransferase; protein product: MMRHFLNLSDAGGDAVAAMLADAIDRKAARAGWPKGKVDADAPLAGHVLAMVFEKNSTRTRASFDIAIRQLGGTPMIMDAGVTQLGRGETIADTARVLSRYADAIMIRTDDHAKVEELAEYASVPVINGLTDLSHPCQIVADLLTVVESGKALPGLELAWLGDGNNVLGSLIEAAGLFGFHVRAGVPQGYEPDASFVEAARAKGVRIDIMRDAREAVAGADLVVTDTWVSMGQDHAHNKIAAMAPYQVDERLMTGAKDDAIFLHCLPAHRGDEVVDAVMDGPQSRVWDEAENRVHAQKSILLWAFGKL
- a CDS encoding Hsp33 family molecular chaperone HslO: MSEIIETWFDQPLLFTIAERHVRGRLVRLGPTLQTIMGAHNYPPVAEKLLAEALVLTVLLGSTLKDENGQMTLQAQTGGGPIELLVCDYRGGELRGYLKFDAERLAEVGSDPTLFALFGEGFLAITFDQAATAERYQGIVPLEGASIGEAAEHYFEQSEQISSLIKLAARHDPEAGCLAGGLLLQHLPEGEVGRDRLHVRHDNPEWEHARTIATTLKDEELTDPATSLETLAWRLFHEDEVRVEPGVSVSRGCRCSTAYFAGVLAQFPETERADMADENGRIVVDCAFCSRFFPIPLDEISTHNRAE
- the queC gene encoding 7-cyano-7-deazaguanine synthase QueC encodes the protein MQDLAGKTLIVLLSGGLDSMVCAGLAREAGARIVALTIDYNQRHRVELESAARIADYVGAAEHIVLPLDLRRFGGSALTADIDVPKDGVGEDVPVTYVPARNLIFLSLTLGLAEARQAQDIVIGVNALDYSGYPDCRPEFIQGFEKLAALATRDGDKGVDFRIHAPLQHMTKADIAAEAARLGMDAGMSWSCYDPTPEGLHCGACDSCRLRSKGFADAGLADPTRYA